CTCAAGTTTATTTGGCAAAATGTTCAAAGAACGCGAAAATTCACATGCTTATggtatattagaaaataaaggTATTGCAGCAAGTTTGAGCACAGATATGATTACAAGTCCATCTTTATCTGAGGACGAGTTTCAAACACTAATGCTTACTGATTGGTCAAAGAAGTCGCGCACTGAAatatatgaaacatttcctAAGTTAGCAGTCTACTGTTCTgaacataatatgtgtatatcTAACAAAATTTTTGATGATTACATTGATCATCTCACAGACAACTTGAAATATGCATCTGACGATGAattgaaaactatattttacacTTTGAACAAGTTTCCTGATCCAGAATCAGTTAGAACCAGAAACTACATAGAAGTATGGGTTGCACTGGATGATGAATGTCTGAAGAGAAGTCAAAATTGGTCTTATGATCAAATACTATCATTTGTAGCTTTAATGTATATGCTGAATGTGACCAGAATCAGTGATTTCTCCCATAAGGCTTTAAATAAACTTGCCACCAGAGCAAAAAACCTCACCCCTGGCCAACTGGTACAAGCACTATTTTTTATAGGTGTATGGAGAAAATCACCTTTTGATATGCATAATCTAGAAATTCAATTAAAGAACATATTTTCTGAGTTTTCTATTGACGATTTGGCTATCATGTCTATGGGattctttaaaagtaaaacaccAATAAGAGATATGGATCTTGTATTAAGTATTATTGATGCTATTATTGCCAATGTAAAAGACATTCATGAAGTTTCACTAGCAGCTCTTCTGAAACTAATTCGGTACTCAACAAGAGTATCTCTTGATGATAGAATTTACAGACTGCTGGATGCATTACAACATGAAGTCCCTAAATTGTCAGTTATGTGCAATGTACACATAGCACTTCTGGGTACCACTACGATGCATTTACATGAggattgtttattaaaaatagctaATACTGTTGtcaataatatatcaaaaacaaGGATTAAAGATCTAGAGAGATTAGTACTGACATATGGCACATTTAATTTAGTTCCACAAACTAAAGATTGCTTCTTTACCAAAGTCATAGATGAGTTGCGAAAACCAGAAAGAATggaagaaataaattatcacgGTAGATCATATGCATGCTGTTTAGCATATCTTAGTCTTCTAAATTTTTATCCTGAAGATCTGATAAACAAAGTCCTAAGCCCAGAATTTTTGGAAAATGCTTAtggaaaatattgttataactaTGGG
Above is a window of Anticarsia gemmatalis isolate Benzon Research Colony breed Stoneville strain chromosome 7, ilAntGemm2 primary, whole genome shotgun sequence DNA encoding:
- the LOC142974423 gene encoding FAST kinase domain-containing protein 5, mitochondrial, which codes for MTSFMRIVRNLTYTSYRQISFANRISVFPKCQRSLHCSSSLFGKMFKERENSHAYGILENKGIAASLSTDMITSPSLSEDEFQTLMLTDWSKKSRTEIYETFPKLAVYCSEHNMCISNKIFDDYIDHLTDNLKYASDDELKTIFYTLNKFPDPESVRTRNYIEVWVALDDECLKRSQNWSYDQILSFVALMYMLNVTRISDFSHKALNKLATRAKNLTPGQLVQALFFIGVWRKSPFDMHNLEIQLKNIFSEFSIDDLAIMSMGFFKSKTPIRDMDLVLSIIDAIIANVKDIHEVSLAALLKLIRYSTRVSLDDRIYRLLDALQHEVPKLSVMCNVHIALLGTTTMHLHEDCLLKIANTVVNNISKTRIKDLERLVLTYGTFNLVPQTKDCFFTKVIDELRKPERMEEINYHGRSYACCLAYLSLLNFYPEDLINKVLSPEFLENAYGKYCYNYGREILMLNYIADIFCSNAVVNRLPVKDAKILAKKYTDYVPSEDHPKQYNVTEKMVLDVIRNLREMRGGKQYVIGDHILPHYQRGDIIICDDPSGAPVDIESAFPTKDFGLLRRPPNDNVWTVLVIAGKNAIIHNTDTATGFFISKIKELKAIGYNATLVPWSIYSKIESTQEKAYYLKQLIENCKKNKS